From a region of the Polynucleobacter corsicus genome:
- a CDS encoding YeiH family protein, protein MVLKIRSVQAALAVASVLPKTKENERFTLLVVVGVTVLSTIAMVVYPFALQLLNITALPAGIFLGATIHDVAQVVAAGMLFGPEAGDVATVVKLFRVALLLPVVLFISIFFGAEKSSQRLGWGSLRLIPTFLLGFVALSVVASMQILPSSLTQSIGGISRWMLVIAIGAAGLKTNFQELAKLGWQPVIMLVIETLFIAAIGLLFILKMT, encoded by the coding sequence GTGGTACTAAAAATCAGGTCAGTTCAAGCTGCTTTAGCGGTCGCCTCAGTGCTGCCAAAAACAAAAGAGAATGAGCGATTTACGCTTCTGGTGGTAGTTGGGGTAACTGTCCTCTCCACTATTGCCATGGTGGTGTATCCCTTCGCGTTGCAGTTACTCAACATCACTGCTTTACCTGCAGGCATCTTTCTGGGAGCCACCATTCATGATGTGGCGCAGGTAGTTGCTGCAGGCATGTTATTCGGCCCTGAGGCGGGTGATGTAGCAACTGTCGTTAAGCTTTTTCGTGTCGCTCTTTTGTTGCCTGTCGTTTTATTTATCTCTATTTTCTTTGGTGCTGAAAAATCATCTCAGCGTTTAGGATGGGGCAGCCTACGTCTGATACCAACATTCTTATTGGGATTCGTGGCGCTATCAGTCGTTGCATCCATGCAGATTTTGCCAAGCTCCCTTACTCAATCTATTGGCGGAATCTCCCGCTGGATGTTGGTGATTGCTATCGGCGCTGCTGGATTAAAAACAAACTTTCAGGAGTTAGCAAAGCTCGGCTGGCAGCCAGTTATTATGCTGGTTATTGAGACCCTATTCATTGCTGCAATCGGACTATTATTTATTCTTAAAATGACCTAG
- a CDS encoding IS3 family transposase (programmed frameshift), which translates to MAKGQRLKPEQIVTLLRQIDVLTTNGKTLAQACKEVGTVEQSYYRWRKIYGGMKVDQARKYKDLELENTRLKKLVADLSLREVMLKEVIKGKLLSPARRKNAAQLLMDQHSISERTACSLVGLSRAAYRYMPLPRDDEEPLRAEVIRMASTYGRYGYRFIAGMMRNAGWGQATTAKVARIWRQEGLKIPQKQPPRGRLWLSDGSCMRLRATHTNHVWSYDFVFIRDAYGGKIRMLTMIDEFTRKCLTIHCARRIGSIQVIEQLANAMIAHGIPEHIRSDNGPEFVAKELRGWLSGIGVKTAYIEPGSPWENGFCESFNGTFRDNLLDGEIFYSLKEAQIIVGEWVKHYNHGRPHSALDYRPPAPQAQVPRIIQNQPMMLQ; encoded by the exons ATGGCAAAAGGCCAACGTCTTAAACCCGAGCAAATCGTCACCTTATTGCGTCAAATCGATGTCCTGACAACGAACGGCAAAACCCTAGCCCAGGCCTGTAAAGAAGTGGGAACGGTAGAGCAAAGCTACTATCGTTGGCGCAAGATTTATGGTGGTATGAAGGTCGACCAAGCTCGTAAGTACAAAGATCTGGAACTGGAAAATACTCGCTTAAAAAAGCTCGTAGCAGACTTATCGCTACGAGAAGTCATGCTTAAGGAAGTCATTA AAGGGAAACTTCTAAGCCCTGCTAGGCGTAAAAATGCAGCACAGCTGCTCATGGACCAGCATTCTATCTCTGAGCGGACTGCCTGTAGTTTGGTAGGGCTCTCCAGAGCAGCGTATCGCTATATGCCATTGCCTAGAGATGACGAAGAGCCCCTGAGAGCTGAAGTCATCCGCATGGCGAGCACCTATGGCCGGTATGGCTATAGATTTATTGCGGGCATGATGCGTAACGCTGGTTGGGGGCAAGCAACTACCGCCAAGGTCGCTCGCATCTGGCGGCAAGAGGGTCTGAAGATCCCACAAAAGCAACCTCCTAGAGGCAGACTCTGGCTCTCCGATGGCAGCTGTATGAGATTGCGAGCTACTCATACCAATCATGTTTGGAGTTATGACTTTGTCTTTATTAGAGATGCCTACGGTGGCAAGATCAGGATGCTCACGATGATTGATGAGTTCACCAGGAAATGCTTAACCATCCACTGCGCTAGACGAATTGGCTCAATCCAAGTGATTGAACAACTGGCCAACGCCATGATTGCTCACGGCATCCCCGAGCACATCCGAAGTGATAATGGCCCAGAATTTGTTGCTAAAGAGCTACGGGGTTGGTTATCTGGCATTGGAGTAAAGACAGCCTACATTGAACCGGGCAGCCCTTGGGAGAATGGCTTTTGTGAAAGCTTTAATGGTACCTTTAGAGATAACCTTTTGGATGGGGAGATCTTCTACAGCCTTAAAGAAGCCCAAATCATCGTGGGGGAGTGGGTTAAGCACTATAACCATGGAAGACCCCATAGCGCATTGGATTACAGACCACCAGCACCCCAGGCACAAGTACCCAGAATCATCCAGAATCAACCTATGATGCTGCAATGA
- a CDS encoding substrate-binding domain-containing protein, translating to MIYYRKTLSSSGPKLTAVQLSTPFNGFASGFDNKEAIKLGVQHLLEMGHKHFGILTGITSDNDRAKDRVLGALELLAQKKILLKPEVIVECHYELQEARLGLKKLLLSNPKITAIICGQDVLALGALLEAQNQNIKVPKDLSIIGFDDLEISRHILPSLTTIHINAISMWAQAANHLISQINGVENLPKKIKTGVHLVIRGSTSTAPKYKKI from the coding sequence ATGATTTACTATAGAAAAACTCTCTCAAGTAGTGGACCTAAATTGACAGCAGTTCAGCTCTCAACCCCCTTTAATGGCTTTGCATCAGGGTTTGATAATAAAGAGGCTATCAAGTTAGGCGTTCAGCACCTTCTGGAAATGGGGCATAAACATTTCGGCATCCTGACTGGTATCACCTCCGATAATGATCGCGCAAAAGATCGCGTTTTAGGAGCCCTAGAATTACTAGCTCAGAAAAAAATTCTCCTTAAACCTGAGGTGATCGTGGAATGTCACTACGAACTCCAGGAAGCGAGGCTAGGATTGAAAAAGCTACTGTTATCCAATCCAAAAATTACCGCCATTATTTGCGGACAGGACGTACTAGCCCTAGGCGCACTGCTTGAGGCTCAAAACCAAAATATTAAAGTTCCCAAGGATCTATCGATTATTGGCTTTGATGATCTAGAAATATCCAGACATATATTGCCAAGCTTAACAACCATACACATTAATGCAATTAGCATGTGGGCTCAGGCAGCCAATCATTTAATTTCGCAAATCAATGGCGTTGAAAACCTACCAAAAAAGATTAAGACTGGAGTTCATCTAGTAATCCGCGGATCGACAAGCACTGCTCCAAAATATAAAAAAATATAA
- a CDS encoding Rap1a/Tai family immunity protein produces the protein MKLFQTIPLIIGAVLLLEVNTFAQTDLPKNDASTAALVELCKNLNDADAQNFCFGFGEGVYQAYLVNRNSKQKPSICFSSETGTREVILQEFLAWNQKNSQFNQERAAKTLVRFFEVKYPCK, from the coding sequence ATGAAACTATTTCAAACAATCCCACTCATCATCGGTGCAGTCTTACTGTTAGAAGTAAATACTTTTGCTCAGACTGATCTACCTAAGAATGATGCCTCTACTGCTGCATTGGTTGAGCTGTGCAAAAACCTCAATGACGCAGATGCTCAGAACTTTTGCTTTGGCTTTGGTGAGGGCGTTTATCAAGCCTATCTCGTTAACCGTAATTCAAAACAAAAGCCGAGCATTTGTTTCTCATCGGAAACTGGCACAAGAGAAGTCATTCTTCAGGAGTTTCTGGCCTGGAATCAAAAAAATTCCCAATTCAATCAGGAGCGTGCAGCTAAGACGCTGGTACGATTCTTTGAGGTTAAGTATCCCTGCAAATAG